One part of the Heptranchias perlo isolate sHepPer1 chromosome 10, sHepPer1.hap1, whole genome shotgun sequence genome encodes these proteins:
- the rps29 gene encoding 40S ribosomal protein S29 has protein sequence MGHQQLYWSHPRKFGQGSRSCRVCANRHGLIRKYGLNMCRQCFRQYAKDIGFVKLD, from the exons ATGGGTCATCAGCAGCTCTACTGGTCTCACCCTAGGAAATTCGGACAGGGCTCCCGCTCATG CCGAGTCTGTGCGAACCGGCACGGCCTGATCCGGAAGTACGGCCTGAACATGTGCCGCCAGTGCTTCAGACAATACGCCAAAGACATCGGCTTCGTCAAG TTGGACTAA